The following coding sequences lie in one Calidithermus timidus DSM 17022 genomic window:
- a CDS encoding endo-1,4-beta-xylanase — MRSRASAYWFGVGLVVALSLAQTPSPQSLRALAERQGLLVGAAVDLAALYDPLEPEYAQLLAREFNLVVAENAMKWASLSNARGQYSFTGADALVRFARQHGQRLRGHTLIWHEQLPAWVRSGTFSREAMLAVMQEHIQAVAGHFRGQVAYWDVVNEAVSDRGGLRETPFLRAVGPDYLEHAFRFARAADPQAKLFYNDYGADGMGAKSDEIYALLKALKAKGVPVDGVGFQAHLDSTFSVQQARMRENLERFADLGLEVHITELDVQLKGAGSREERLEAQARIYAEVLATCRAVRGCSAVTLWGFTDAHSWRAAAEPLIFDALYRPKPAYQALLRALGGNP, encoded by the coding sequence GTGCGCTCAAGAGCTAGCGCGTACTGGTTCGGCGTGGGGTTGGTGGTGGCGCTGAGCCTGGCTCAGACCCCTTCCCCCCAGTCCCTGCGCGCGCTGGCCGAGCGCCAGGGGCTGCTGGTGGGAGCCGCGGTGGACCTAGCGGCCCTGTACGACCCCCTCGAGCCCGAGTACGCCCAACTCCTCGCCCGCGAGTTCAACCTGGTGGTGGCCGAGAACGCCATGAAGTGGGCCTCCCTGAGCAACGCGCGGGGGCAGTACAGCTTCACCGGCGCTGACGCCCTGGTGCGCTTCGCCCGCCAGCACGGCCAGCGCTTGCGCGGCCACACCCTCATCTGGCACGAGCAACTGCCCGCGTGGGTGCGCAGCGGCACCTTCTCCCGCGAGGCCATGCTGGCGGTGATGCAGGAGCACATTCAGGCGGTGGCCGGGCACTTCCGCGGCCAGGTGGCCTACTGGGACGTGGTCAACGAGGCGGTGAGTGACCGGGGCGGCCTGCGCGAGACCCCCTTTCTGCGGGCGGTGGGCCCCGACTACCTCGAGCACGCCTTCCGCTTCGCCCGCGCCGCCGACCCCCAGGCCAAGCTCTTCTACAACGACTACGGCGCCGACGGCATGGGCGCTAAATCGGACGAGATCTACGCCCTGCTCAAAGCGCTCAAGGCCAAGGGGGTACCCGTCGACGGGGTGGGCTTCCAGGCCCACCTCGACAGCACCTTCTCGGTCCAGCAGGCGCGGATGCGGGAGAACCTAGAGCGCTTCGCCGACCTGGGCCTCGAGGTGCACATCACCGAGCTGGACGTGCAGCTAAAAGGGGCGGGCTCGCGGGAGGAACGGCTGGAGGCGCAGGCCCGGATCTACGCCGAGGTGCTGGCGACCTGCCGCGCGGTCCGCGGCTGCAGCGCCGTGACGCTGTGGGGCTTCACCGACGCCCACTCCTGGCGAGCCGCCGCCGAACCCCTGATCTTCGACGCGCTCTACCGGCCCAAACCGGCGTACCAGGCTCTGCTGCGGGCTCTGGGAGGCAACCCTTGA
- a CDS encoding GH1 family beta-glucosidase, translated as MSIQRDDFPADFVWGTATAAYQIEGAVDEDGRAPSIWDTFSHTPGKTRDGDTGDTACDHYHRYREDVALMRELGVNAYRFSIAWPRVLPQGRGVVNGAGLDFYDRLVDALLGAGITPWATLYHWDLPQALEDAGGWPRRDTAYALAEYAAVVGRRLGDRLKRWITLNEPWCSAYLGYGNGVHAPGRQDFALSLQAAHHLLLGHGLATEALRAAVPGAQVGVTLNLTPTHPATPDPRDLEAARRYDGFFNRWYLDPLFGFGYPLDMWELYGPMVPHVEPEDLRRIAVPLDFLGINYYSRSVVRHAEQGPLLVEHVRPEGEYTYMNWEVYPDGIREIVARVAREYRPRSIYITENGACYPDGVEDDGEIHDSKRLEYYRSHLSKCAQAIREGAPLKGYFAWSLLDNFEWAEGYDKRFGLFYVNFATQERRLKQSGRWLKGFLEGAAEAG; from the coding sequence ATGAGCATTCAACGCGACGACTTTCCCGCCGACTTCGTGTGGGGCACCGCCACCGCCGCCTACCAGATCGAGGGGGCGGTAGACGAGGATGGCCGCGCCCCCAGCATCTGGGACACCTTCAGCCACACCCCTGGCAAGACCCGCGACGGTGATACCGGCGACACCGCTTGCGACCACTACCACCGCTACCGCGAGGACGTGGCCCTGATGCGGGAGCTGGGCGTCAACGCCTACCGCTTCTCCATCGCCTGGCCGCGCGTGCTGCCCCAGGGGCGCGGTGTGGTCAACGGGGCCGGGCTCGACTTCTACGACCGCCTGGTGGATGCGCTGCTGGGAGCCGGGATCACCCCCTGGGCTACGCTCTACCACTGGGATTTGCCCCAAGCCCTCGAGGACGCGGGCGGCTGGCCCCGGCGCGACACCGCCTACGCCCTGGCCGAGTACGCCGCCGTGGTGGGGCGGCGCCTGGGCGACCGGCTCAAGCGCTGGATCACCCTCAACGAGCCGTGGTGCTCGGCCTACTTGGGCTACGGCAACGGGGTGCACGCGCCTGGTCGCCAGGACTTCGCCCTCTCCTTGCAGGCTGCCCACCACCTGCTGCTGGGGCACGGCCTGGCGACAGAGGCGCTGCGGGCGGCGGTGCCCGGGGCTCAGGTGGGGGTCACCCTCAACCTCACCCCCACCCACCCGGCCACGCCCGATCCCCGCGACCTCGAGGCCGCCCGCCGCTACGACGGCTTCTTCAACCGCTGGTACCTCGACCCGCTGTTCGGTTTCGGCTACCCGCTGGACATGTGGGAGCTCTACGGGCCGATGGTGCCCCACGTAGAGCCGGAGGACCTGAGGCGCATCGCCGTTCCTCTCGACTTCCTGGGCATCAACTACTACTCGCGCTCGGTGGTGCGGCACGCGGAGCAGGGTCCCCTGCTCGTCGAGCACGTGCGCCCGGAGGGCGAGTACACCTACATGAACTGGGAGGTCTATCCCGATGGCATCCGCGAGATCGTGGCGCGGGTGGCCCGCGAGTACCGGCCACGTTCCATCTACATCACCGAGAACGGGGCCTGCTATCCCGACGGGGTGGAGGACGACGGGGAAATCCACGACTCCAAGCGCCTGGAGTACTACCGTTCCCACCTCAGCAAGTGCGCCCAGGCCATCCGCGAGGGGGCGCCGCTGAAGGGCTACTTCGCCTGGAGCCTGCTGGACAACTTCGAGTGGGCCGAGGGCTACGACAAGCGCTTTGGGCTGTTCTATGTCAACTTCGCCACCCAGGAGCGCCGCCTCAAGCAG